A region of Toxorhynchites rutilus septentrionalis strain SRP chromosome 1, ASM2978413v1, whole genome shotgun sequence DNA encodes the following proteins:
- the LOC129762851 gene encoding uncharacterized protein LOC129762851 — protein MSSDIANSFVGNWEIVESHIDGTTDRLGLEGVKFRLDEMGDIIWYNDLINTSQGRDDQKMASFESSFCPINDSAAVLFSCETFEVLELSSNGPGLIFGAYTGHSIEFKTNSYNPGDRMSLRCNGWCQLVCKRVKEDQSVGQEIPFTLLSVLDDGNFCDVTLKSCDNVIYNVHSPILRLNGFDCSSMAAASTYQHLTTRIETVTSVEKSHPPLMKVSSVPSAKSPKQSVQHISQRASPTTTNNFLLPPSLEVYNLSPKIVNNISNSFNCLTAEDSIFLDVPKKQHTSSSDSNLNSDRNIFFFPTANVVNPYPDPSQRSKFKPPSSPFRARSPSPFPCSLDTPPSSPLTPLSVLNNIPSKMLSTILHWLYCECLPEDLDEETCSSLIVMCESTTPLSRMAEPCKNYLRNIKLKKFVIDIVTDLHDSLNHMIQMVNPNTISHSPCVLCQVFKEGFKETLTAIVKLLQFCNIFTKDAATFTRHQRHEIIKYVRSRMPVFLSQVHQLLQNVNIVLRSLSADEKNDLVSYLVPEITYTLEVLIAAISEIKNSLEKVCKDLKTTPDVRSGAIVTPSATRGGRPPVRTRSRDSGEFCNNLCHGATGSSTTGESRFNQNSDNDLKFFLYMYEVKKMRDIHGRVSSALEVILHKRATFNEMNHLHQHQTIRRNLEQLTIEVPIIIARLEELCETIDEKIGWKEFKFCFKFLTSQVNGIITKLLEHKSALNDAMLYISNLVQKEQFTRAMRELGLLEDSNVDSSEFGDPRPCPNRYLDYSSTKLNLVQSMCEPPAALSSSLSKNALKLLHSGQLADMEFEVVVSPIDCQNENIVPAFDFSLDDALLLNGSVGTVCGTSPRSESHTFKAHRVIVAARCEWFKKALLSGMQEDINRKIVVHDTSPVIFRRLLLYLYGAPVDKSVGVDQICELMLLADRYSVDNLKDICENTLIASIDSESVICLLGISDRFNAAILKARCLSYVSQHMELTKLEIFNELPGYLKHEVEELINWRGRVPEPWCDRDQPRSDRSRRSLKSPSRSKSSRSRKTSPSFM, from the exons GGTAAAATTCCGTCTGGACGAAATGGGAGACATTATCTGGTACAACGACCTGATAAACACTAGCCAGGGCCGGGACGATCAGAAGATGGCCAGCTTCGAGTCTAGCTTTTGTCCAATCAACGATTCAGCGGCGGTACTGTTCAGCTGCGAAACCTTCGAGGTCCTCGAGCTGAGTTCTAACGGGCCGGGGTTGATTTTCGGTGCATACACTGGCCACAGCATCGAGTTCAAAACGAACTCCTACAACCCGGGCGATCGGATGTCGCTGAGGTGCAACGGCTGGTGTCAGCTGGTGTGTAAGCGGGTGAAGGAAGATCAGTCGGTTGGTCAGGAGATTCCATTCACACTGCTGTCGGTGCTGGACGATGGAAATTTCTGTGATGTGACCCTCAAAAGTTGTGATAACGTTATT TACAATGTCCATTCGCCGATTTTACGCCTTAACGGGTTCGACTGTAGCAGCATGGCAGCTGCTTCCACATATCAACACCTAACGACCAGAATCGAGACTGTGACAAGTGTGGAGAAGTCCCATCCTCCGCTGATGAAGGTGTCATCGGTCCCCAGTGCTAAATCACCAAAACAGTCAGTGCAACATATCAGTCAACGGGCGAGTCCCACCACAACCAACAATTTCCTGCTTCCACCCTCTTTGGAGGTGTACAATCTGTCCCCGAAAATAGTGAACAACATCTCCAATTCCTTCAACTGTCTCACAGCGGAAGATTCAATTTTCCTGGACGTTCCGAAAAAGCAACACACGTCTTCCTCTGACTCTAACCTGAATTCTGATCGGAACATATTCTTTTTCCCAACTGCGAATGTAGTTAATCCCTACCCAGACCCATCCCAACGGTCCAAGTTCAAGCCACCTTCGTCGCCGTTTCGCGCAAGAAGTCCCTCTCCCTTTCCCTGCTCGCTAGACACACCACCGTCGTCTCCGCTTACCCCTCTCTCGGTACTGAATAACATCCCGTCGAAAATGCTGTCCACAATCCTGCACTGGTTGTATTGCGAATGTCTTCCGGAGGATCTGGACGAGGAAACGTGCTCCAGCTTGATTGTGATGTGCGAGAGTACCACCCCTTTGAGTCGGATGGCGGAACCCTGCAAAAACTATCTGCGGAACATCAAGCTGAAGAAGT TTGTCATCGACATCGTTACCGACCTCCACGACAGCTTGAATCACATGATTCAGATGGTGAACCCGAATACCATTTCGCACAGTCCGTGTGTGCTCTGCCAGGTGTTCAAAGAAGGCTTCAAGGAAACCTTGACCG CGATTGTGAAGCTGTTACAGTTCTGCAATATCTTCACGAAGGATGCCGCAACCTTCACGCGTCACCAGCGGCACGAGATCATTAAGTATGTGCGCTCCAGGATGCCGGTGTTTCTATCGCAGGTTCACCAGTTGCTTCAGAACGTGAACATCGTGCTGCGCAGCTTGTCCGCTGACGAGAAGAACGATCTCGTGTCCTATCTGGTACCGGAGATTACCTACACACTGGAGGTGCTCATCGCTGCTATCTCGGAGATAAAGAACTCGCTGGAGAAAGTGTGCAAG GACCTCAAAACAACACCGGACGTACGTAGCGGGGCTATTGTCACTCCAAGTGCGACTCGTGGTGGACGACCACCGGTACGAACACGTTCTCGTGATTCCGGTGAATTTTGTAACAACCTATGTCATGGAGCGACAGGTTCCTCCACGACGGGCGAATCACGCTTCAACCAGAACTCCGACAATGACCTCAAGTTCTTCCTGTACATGTACGAGGTGAAGAAGATGCGGGACATTCATGGGAGAGTGTCCAGTGCGCTGGAGGTTATACTTCATAAAAG AGCAACCTTCAACGAGATGAACCACCTCCATCAGCATCAAACCATACGGAGGAACTTGGAGCAGCTTACCATAGAAGTGCCGATCATTATAGCTCGTCTAGAAGAACTGTGCGAAACAATTGATGAGAAGATTGGTTGGAAGGAATTTAAGTTCTGTTTCAAATTCTTGACCAGTCAAGTG AATGGAATAATCACGAAACTGTTGGAGCATAAATCTGCCTTAAATGACGCGATGTTATAT ATTTCCAATCTGGTGCAAAAAGAGCAATTCACTCGTGCTATGCGAGAATTGGGTTTACTGGAAGACTCCAACGTAGATTCCAGTGAATTTGGGGATCCTCGACCTTGTCCCAACAGATATCTTGACTACAGTAGTACGAAG CTAAATCTGGTGCAGAGCATGTGTGAGCCGCCAGCGGCCTTGAGCAGCAGTCTTTCAAAGAATGCCTTAAAACTGTTGCACTCGGGGCAGTTGGCAGACATGGAATTCGAGGTTGTCGTCTCGCCAATCGACTGCCAAAATGAAAATATCGTTCCAGCATTCGATTTCAGCCTGGATGACGCGTTGCTGCTGAATGGTAGTGTAGGGACCGTCTGTGGGACTTCGCCAAGGAGTGAATCGCACACCTTCAAGGCTCACCGCGTCATCGTGGCAGCGCGGTGTGAGTGGTTCAAGAAAGCACTGCTTTCAGGAATGCAAGAAGATATAAATCG AAAAATTGTGGTTCATGATACTTCCCCTGTGATATTTCGAAGATTGCTGCTCTATCTGTATGGTGCACCAGTGGATAAATCGGTAGGAGTGGACCAAATCTGCGAGTTGATGCTACTCGCCGACCGATATTCGGTAGACAACCTCAAAGACATCTGCGAGAATACATTGATCGCTTCAATCGACAGTGAATCGGTGATCTGTCTGTTGGGCATATCGGATCGGTTCAACGCAGCTATACTGAAGGCGAGATGTTTGTCATACGTGTCGCAGCACATGGAATTGACCAAGCTTGAGATCTTCAATGAGCTTCCCGGGTACCTTAAG CACGAAGTCGAGGAACTGATCAACTGGCGGGGCCGGGTACCTGAACCGTGGTGTGACCGGGACCAGCCCCGTTCTGATCGTTCGCGGCGTAGCTTGAAGAGTCCATCACGATCCAAATCGTCACGATCGAGAAAAACATCCCCATCCTTCATGTGA